From Watersipora subatra chromosome 2, tzWatSuba1.1, whole genome shotgun sequence, one genomic window encodes:
- the LOC137387817 gene encoding uncharacterized protein — MAAKENETRDLKERLKGWKYSLFTDFSDEEIARLRTVPLDEDMWYTDANFNAAIFILKKEWESKIRENIDFALQKNPKSIHAMCNKGLFCLAQRPPLLEEAKKAAKKIEELLKEEKPAKDAQLEQAYWLHTHKRSIESRTKGLKTFKESLLGVPPYDYTHYYYYKKILSSEDKKWKDLKERIKIRQCIVDQLTILKGSKEQIYELEVWCSLAELQRNPNVWKGLQLTSLLEALQIKSVDLLQCVDKMIEIMKSGDQSKIYSNYYARAGDAVLKHSLFENEKKKRVELLDRALAYLKESQEIKPSPIERGPNLYAEVLLWKWAIQYYEEHEVEVKSYVERMDQPYKVFTFEGKARYWSYLVRCFYTLEPDSSTTTRHYLEEAKTVIREAMIPGCAFAPMFYPRILMLLGDKHEDVEKSFDHIWIHGSYKQLYKSDKGLFYETIGEKEKAKECYEAVIKDLNESDKKHSMNRARATNGLYRVK; from the exons ATGGCAGCAAAAGAAAATG AGACAAGAGATTTAAAGGAGCGTCTCAAAGGATGGAAATACTCACTGTTCACTGATTTTTCTGATGAGGAAATTGCTAGACTGCGTACAGTGCCACTGGATGAAGATATGTGGTACACGGATGCTAACTTTAATGCAGCGATATTCATTTTGAAAAAGGAATGGGAATCGAAAATAAGAGAGAACATCGATTTCGCTCTGCAAAAAAACCCAAAGAGTATCCATGCAATGTGTAACAAAGGTCTCTTTTGTCTTGCACAACGACCTCCTCTGCTTGAAGAGGCTAAAAAAGCAGCAAAGAAGATAGAGGAACTCCTCAAAGAAGAGAAGCCTGCAAAGGATGCTCAGCTGGAACAAGCTTATTGGCTGCACACTCATAAAAGGTCTATAGAGTCACGAACAAAAGGTTTGAAGACGTTCAAAGAATCCCTTCTTGGAGTCCCACCTTATGACTAcacacactactactactataagAAAATTCTGAGCAGCGAAGATAAGAAGTGGAAAGATTTaaaagaaagaataaaaatTAGGCAGTGTATTGTTGATCAACTTACCATACTTAAAGGTTCCAAGGAGCAGATATATGAGCTGGAAGTGTGGTGTTCCCTTGCTGAATTGCAGCGCAACCCAAATGTTTGGAAAGGTCTTCAACTTACTAGCTTGTTGGAAGCACTTCAAATTAAGTCTGTTGATCTTCTTCAATGTGTTGATAAGATGATCGAAATTATGAAAAGTGGTGACCAATCTAAAATTTATTCCAACTATTATGCCAGAGCTGGAGATGCAGTGTTAAAACACTCCCTTTTCGAGAACGAAAAAAAAAAGAGAGTTGAACTGCTAGACAGAGCTCTAGCATATCTCAAAGAATCCCAAGAAATCAAACCGAGTCCAATAGAAAGAGGACCAAACCTTTACGCTGAGGTATTACTGTGGAAATGGGCCATTCAATACTATGAAGAACACGAAGTTGAAGTAAAGAGCTACGTAGAAAGAATGGACCAACCGTACAAGGTGTTTACATTTG AGGGCAAGGCAAGGTACTGGAGTTACCTTGTCAGGTGTTTCTATACTCTGGAACCAGATAGCTCCACTACAACAAGACATTATCTTGAGGAGGCCAAAACAGTTATTCGTGAAGCTATGATACCAGGCTGTGCCTTTGCGCCAATGTTTTACCCGAGGATACTGATGCTGCTCGGGGACAAACATGAAGATGTGGAAAAGTCTTTTGATCATATCTGGATTCATGGATCATATAAACAGTTGTACAAAAGTGACAAAGGGCTGTTCTACGAAACTATTGGAGAGAAGGAGAAGGCCAAGGAATGTTATGAAGCTGTCATCAAGGACCTTAACGAGAGTGATAAGAAACACAGTATGAACAGAGCCAGAGCCACTAATGGACTCTATAGGgtaaaataa